The Candidatus Delongbacteria bacterium genomic sequence CGTCCCGGGCGAAGACCTTGTCCTTGAGCAGCATCTTCAGCTGCCGGGCCTGGAAGTGGTAGTGCGGACAGCCTTCGTCGCAGGTGGTGAAGACGGCGTCCGCCACGTGCAGCTCCTGGTCGGCCACGCGCTTGATCCGCGTGCCGCCGTAGAGGCTGGGGGCCTCCGCCGCCCGTCCGTCCCGGATGAAGCCCTGGCGCGTCTGGATGTTGAGCGACATGTGGCGCCCGTACATGGTCTGGGCCCCGTCGCTGAACACGGGCCAGGGGAGGGGCGGCGCGGCCGTGCTGTCGGCGGGCGCTTCGGGTGCGGCGCGTCCGCCACCCCGGCCAGGCTCGGAGGCCTGCAGGCTCTGGCCGGCGCCCAGGTGCAGGGCGCCGCCGCAGGAATCCGCCTCCGCCAAGGCCGCGGGCGACCAGGCTTCCACCTGGTCGTGCTCCCAGTCCACCAGGATCTCCGGGCTGTCGAGCTTCATGTTGAGGAAGTTCAGCGTGGAGGCGCCGGAGAGGTGCGTGCGCCGGCTACGGGCATCCATGAACAGGCTGTCCGCCGTGTAGGTCACCACCGAGTCGAGCTTGGTTGTGTAGCCGCTGCCCGTCAGGTAGTCCTGGGGATTGAAACTGGCTCCGCGCGAGGGGGCCGCCAAGGCCAGGGCCGGCGCCAGGCTGCCCAGCAGCAGCAGGCCTGCTCCGCCGCGGCTCAGCATGCCGGCGCCCGGCGGGCGCGGGGCCCGGCTGCGTCCATCGCCGGCGGCTGGATCAGGGGCGTGCTGCGGCCCGGCATTCGTGCTCCCGCTTGGGCAGGCTTGGACGGACCGGCGACCCGGTTCCGCCGTGCATGAAAAAGCCGCGTTTCCGCGGCTGGAAGTCCGCGCGCGGCGGACGGATGGGCGATGCGGGGCTCGAACCTGCGACCTCTGGTATGTGAGACCAGCGCTCTAACCAACTGAGCTAATCGCCCGTGAAAGGCCCCAAACATACCACCCCTGAACCAGCCAGTCAAGGGCCCGCGCGGATGGACAGGGCTTGTTACCTTGGATCCGGCGGCGGGTCCACGCCCGCCCATCCGCATTCATCGGGGCAGTCAGCAATCGGGGTGACAACATGTCCATTCGCATCGGCATCAACGGATTCGGGCGCATCGGTCGCCTGGTGTTTCGCCGGGCCCTGGCCACGGGCGGGATCGAAGTCGTCGGCATCAACGACCTGACCAGCGCGGCCGTGCTGGCCCACCTGCTCAAGTACGACTCCACCCACGGCCGCTTCCAGGGCGACGTGCAGGTGGACGGCGAGGCCATCGTGGTCAACGGCCGGCGCATTCCGGTCTCGGCCCACAAGGATCCGGCGCAGATTCCCTGGAAGTCCCTGGGCGCCACCATCGTGGTCGAGGCCTCCGGCGTCTTCACCACCAGCGCGGACCTGGACAAGCACCTGGCCGGCGGCGCCGAGCGCGTGGTGCTGACGGTTCCGCCCAAGGACGCCATCGACAACATCGTGGTGATGGGCGTCAACGACGACCAGCTGAAGGCCACGGACCGCAAGGTCTCCAACGCCTCCTGCACCACCAACTGCCTGGCCCCGGTGGCCAAGGTCCTGCACGATTCCTTCGGCATCCTGCACGGCCTGATGACCACGGTCCACGCCTACACCAACGACCAGCGCATCCTGGACCTGCCGCACAAGGACCTGCGGCGCGCCCGCAGCGCGGCGG encodes the following:
- the gap gene encoding type I glyceraldehyde-3-phosphate dehydrogenase, which encodes MSIRIGINGFGRIGRLVFRRALATGGIEVVGINDLTSAAVLAHLLKYDSTHGRFQGDVQVDGEAIVVNGRRIPVSAHKDPAQIPWKSLGATIVVEASGVFTTSADLDKHLAGGAERVVLTVPPKDAIDNIVVMGVNDDQLKATDRKVSNASCTTNCLAPVAKVLHDSFGILHGLMTTVHAYTNDQRILDLPHKDLRRARSAAVNIIPTTTGAARAVGKVIPALAGKLDGFAMRVPVADGSVVDLSCRLARSASVAEINAAMKAAADGPLKGVLEYTEDPIVSTDIVGNPHSSIFDAKLTTVIEGDFIKVVSWYDNEWGYSCRVVDLVRRMASL